The sequence GCCGACGATCTCAAGAAGCTCCCGGGCGTGTCGGGCGCGATCGAGAAGAAGTTCAACGACCTCGGCATCTTCCACTACTGGCAGCTCGCCGAGCTCGACCACGACACCGCGCACACGATCGGCGAAGAAGTCGGTCTGCCGAGCCGTGCGGATGCCTGGGTGGCCAAGGCCAAGGCGCTGACCGCGGAAGCGGAATAGTCAAAAAGAGCGATGGGTTGGCCGGATAGGATTCGGCCACCATTTCAGTTGACGCGAATCCCTGAGATGGACCGCGGCGGGGCGATCGGATGCCACGCCGCGGCAAACCGGCAGGCACAAAGGATTTTCAACGATGGCAACGATCACAGCTGCGATGGTCAAGGACCTGCGCGAATCGACCGGCGCGGGCATGATGGACTGCAAGGCCGCGCTCACCGAAAACGACGGCAACATGGAAGCGGCGCAGGACTGGCTGCGCAAGAAGGGCCTGTCGAAGGCCGCCAAGAAGTCGGGCCGCGTCGCGGCCGAGGGCCTGATCGGCGCGCTCACCAAGGGCACCAAGGGCGTCGTGGTCGAGGTCAACTCCGAGACCGACTTCGTCGCGCGCAACGGCCAGTTCCAGGGCCTCGTCAAGATGATCGCCCAGGTCGCGTTCGACGCCGGTGCAGACGTCGAGAAGATCAAGGCCGCCAAGGTCGGCGACGTCACGATCGAAGCCGCCATCAATGATGCGATCGCCACCATCGGCGAGAACATGACGCTGCGCCGCGCTGCCGCCCTCGAGGTGAAGCAGGGCGTGGTGTCGCACTACGTCCACGGTGCCGTCATCGACGGCGCTGGCAAGATGGGCGTGATCGTTGCGCTGGAATCGCCGGGCAAGGCCGACGAGCTCGCCGCCCTCGGCCGCCAGATCGCGATGCATATCGCCGCCGCCAACCCGCTGGCGCTCGATCCGTCCGGCCTCGATCCGGCGGTGGTCAAGCGCGAGAAGGACGTGCTCGCCGACAAGTACCGTCAGCAGGGCAAGCCCGAGAACGTGATCGAGAAGATCGTCGAGTCCGGCCTGAAGACCTACTACAAGGAAGTCTGCCTGCTCGAGCAGGCCTTCATCCACGACACCGGCAAGTCGGTGGCGCAGGCGGTGAAGGAAGTCGAGGGCAAGGTCGGCGGCGCAGTGAAGATCGCCGGTTTTGTGCGCTATGCTCTCGGTGAGGGAATCGAGAAGCAGGAAAGCGACTTCGCAGCCGAGGTCGCGGCGGCCAGCGGCAAGAAGTAAAGCGCCGGAACGTTCCTTCCGGCGTGCCGCCGGAAGCGGCGCCCGGACAAGGAAAGTGCTCATGACTGATCCGGTCTATCGTCGCGTCGTGATCAAGCTGTCCGGCGAATATCTCGCGGGGCAGCAGGGGTTTGGCATCGATCAGCCGACCGTCGACCGGGTTGCGGACGATCTGATCGCCGCCCGCAGGCTCGGCACCGAGGTTGCGGTCGTGATCGGCGGCGGCAACATGGTCCGCGGCGTCGAGGTCTCTTCCCGGGGGGTGTCGCGCACCACCGGCGACACCATGGGCATGCTCGCCACCATGATGAACTGCCTCGCGCTGGAAGCGGCGATCGAGCGCAAGGGTACGCCGGCGCGCACGCTGTCGGCCTTCGTCATGCCCGAGATTTCCGAGCTGTTCACCCGCATTGCGGCGCACAAATACCTCGCCGAAGGCCGGATCGTGCTGCTCGGCGGCGGAACCGGCAATCCGTTCTTCACCACCGATACGACCGCGGTGCTGCGTGCGGCCGAAATCGGCGCGGAGGCGGTCCTGAAGGCGACCAATGTCGATGGCGTCTACTC is a genomic window of Bradyrhizobium sp. CB1717 containing:
- the tsf gene encoding translation elongation factor Ts, which gives rise to MATITAAMVKDLRESTGAGMMDCKAALTENDGNMEAAQDWLRKKGLSKAAKKSGRVAAEGLIGALTKGTKGVVVEVNSETDFVARNGQFQGLVKMIAQVAFDAGADVEKIKAAKVGDVTIEAAINDAIATIGENMTLRRAAALEVKQGVVSHYVHGAVIDGAGKMGVIVALESPGKADELAALGRQIAMHIAAANPLALDPSGLDPAVVKREKDVLADKYRQQGKPENVIEKIVESGLKTYYKEVCLLEQAFIHDTGKSVAQAVKEVEGKVGGAVKIAGFVRYALGEGIEKQESDFAAEVAAASGKK
- the pyrH gene encoding UMP kinase yields the protein MTDPVYRRVVIKLSGEYLAGQQGFGIDQPTVDRVADDLIAARRLGTEVAVVIGGGNMVRGVEVSSRGVSRTTGDTMGMLATMMNCLALEAAIERKGTPARTLSAFVMPEISELFTRIAAHKYLAEGRIVLLGGGTGNPFFTTDTTAVLRAAEIGAEAVLKATNVDGVYSADPKKDPSATRFDRLTHSQAIEGGYKVMDATAFALARETSLPIIVFSIAEPGSIGAILRGVGHGTIVAG